From one Streptomyces sp. N50 genomic stretch:
- a CDS encoding MarR family winged helix-turn-helix transcriptional regulator: protein MAAKKAEQALVDQWREMLALHARTQCELDRALHQHGLCGSDFEVLDVLSAEACAFRVQEISERVHLSQSALSRLIARLEKDGLVERGMCAEDRRGVRVTLTDKGRALHGEVLPLQRAVLTKMLTG, encoded by the coding sequence ATGGCGGCGAAGAAGGCCGAGCAGGCGCTCGTGGACCAGTGGCGGGAGATGCTGGCGCTGCATGCCCGCACCCAGTGCGAACTCGACCGTGCTCTGCATCAACACGGCCTGTGCGGAAGCGACTTCGAGGTTCTGGACGTCCTGTCCGCCGAGGCCTGCGCGTTCCGCGTCCAGGAGATCTCCGAACGGGTTCATCTGAGCCAGAGCGCTCTGTCCCGGCTGATCGCCCGGCTGGAGAAGGACGGTCTGGTCGAGCGGGGCATGTGTGCGGAGGATCGGCGGGGTGTCCGGGTGACCCTCACGGACAAGGGCCGCGCGCTGCACGGTGAGGTACTCCCGTTGCAGCGCGCGGTGTTGACGAAGATGCTGACCGGCTGA
- a CDS encoding helix-turn-helix domain-containing protein, which yields MPDTGRIEPTPPRKNLREEQKLLTHRRLLDAAVEVFTEKPFLDARMEDIAQAAGVTRATVYAHFPGKAEIVDALVERVYGVMGEAYADLAALPRWTRAGIRTWLDDAADRWREMAPLRRVANAAAPAALRSLGEGRVQYVEAHERYVAMLVAPPERWQGVDPAEARQRALMAVLQTESFFAAWIAVEWPLETADPLELLADSLCHLLAPAVENDGTPG from the coding sequence ATGCCGGACACTGGGCGAATCGAGCCGACGCCGCCCCGCAAGAACCTGCGCGAAGAGCAGAAGCTCCTCACCCACCGCCGACTGCTCGACGCTGCCGTCGAGGTGTTCACCGAGAAGCCGTTCCTCGACGCGCGGATGGAGGACATCGCGCAGGCGGCGGGGGTGACACGGGCCACGGTCTACGCCCACTTCCCCGGAAAGGCCGAGATCGTCGACGCGCTGGTGGAGCGTGTCTACGGCGTGATGGGCGAGGCCTACGCCGACCTCGCCGCGCTGCCGCGCTGGACCCGGGCCGGCATCCGCACCTGGCTGGACGATGCCGCGGACCGCTGGCGCGAGATGGCGCCCCTCCGCCGCGTCGCCAACGCGGCGGCCCCGGCGGCGCTCCGGAGTCTGGGTGAGGGCCGGGTGCAGTACGTCGAGGCGCACGAGCGGTATGTCGCGATGCTGGTCGCTCCGCCGGAGCGGTGGCAGGGCGTCGACCCGGCGGAGGCTCGCCAGCGCGCGCTGATGGCCGTACTGCAGACCGAGTCGTTCTTCGCTGCCTGGATCGCCGTGGAATGGCCGTTGGAGACCGCCGACCCGCTGGAGCTGCTGGCCGACTCGCTGTGTCATCTCCTCGCCCCCGCGGTGGAGAACGACGGCACGCCCGGCTGA
- a CDS encoding maleylpyruvate isomerase family mycothiol-dependent enzyme gives MDTDAFVSTLDREGGLLASAAEEAGVGAEVPPCPGWQVRDLLRHTGMVHRWATAFVAEGHTGYHPDGGLPDLDGAELVAWFREGHRSLVDTLSAAPPDVECWQFFAAPSPLAFWARRQAHETTVHRMDAEAARGGIASTIAPDFAADGIDELLRGFHGRRKSRVRSEEPRVLRVRATDADDAVWTVRLSQEPPAAERDGTGGADCELAGPAGELYRALWNRGPFPSVTGDVSVAALWREKSAVTWS, from the coding sequence ATGGATACCGATGCGTTCGTGAGCACCCTGGACCGGGAGGGCGGCCTGCTGGCCTCGGCCGCCGAGGAGGCGGGCGTCGGCGCCGAGGTGCCGCCCTGTCCGGGGTGGCAGGTGCGGGATCTGCTGCGGCACACGGGGATGGTGCATCGCTGGGCGACCGCGTTCGTCGCCGAGGGTCACACCGGGTACCACCCCGACGGCGGCCTCCCCGACCTGGACGGCGCCGAGTTGGTGGCCTGGTTCCGGGAGGGGCACCGCTCCCTCGTGGACACCCTCTCCGCCGCCCCGCCCGACGTGGAGTGCTGGCAGTTCTTCGCGGCGCCGTCGCCGCTCGCGTTCTGGGCGCGGCGGCAGGCGCACGAGACGACCGTGCACCGGATGGACGCCGAGGCGGCGCGCGGCGGAATTGCCAGCACGATCGCACCGGACTTCGCGGCCGACGGCATCGACGAGTTGCTGCGCGGCTTCCACGGTCGCCGCAAGAGCCGGGTCCGCAGCGAGGAACCCCGGGTGCTGCGGGTGCGGGCGACGGACGCGGACGACGCCGTGTGGACCGTACGGCTGTCCCAGGAACCGCCCGCCGCCGAGCGGGACGGCACCGGGGGCGCCGACTGCGAACTGGCCGGTCCCGCCGGGGAGTTGTACCGGGCGCTGTGGAACCGGGGACCGTTCCCGAGCGTGACCGGTGACGTGTCGGTCGCCGCGCTGTGGCGGGAGAAGTCAGCGGTCACCTGGAGCTGA
- a CDS encoding helix-turn-helix domain-containing protein, giving the protein MGRPESPLDPEAGPVQRLAYELRQLRREAGGITYRAMAGRVEFSAATLSESAAGERLPSLAVVLAYVQACGADPGEWERRWRQAAEEEAGRPAEDGEGATPPYRGLSRFEPGDSGRFFGRDQLVADLAELALDNRFVAVVGTSGSGKSSLLRAGLVPALRGDAWPGARPTAVRILTPGEHPARTHARALTPAEGTAAGTEGGETWVIVDQFEEVFTLCRDPAERARFLDRLLAGSRAAGGLRVVIAVRADLYGRLGEHRGLAAALHGASLLVAPMTPDELRDAIAKPATADGLSVERALADRIIADVTDQPGGLPLMSHALLETWRRRRGRTLTLKGYEAAGGVRGAITQTAEDLYGSLSPQEATIARQVMLRLIAPGEDSDDTSRPAHRAELDGAGDGDTAVVLDRLARARLITLDDDTVGLAHEALITAWPRLREWIDRDRESLRRRRSLTEAATAWEQLDHDTGALYRGARLTAAEEAFTGSRSTDQLTPPEREFLTASLRTRDAEELVAARTTRRLRALIAALAALLVLAVVAAGLAFVQRQSAVTAQHMALSRQLAAQSAALLDTDPDLASLLAVQAYRTGRSAEAVTGLYTAAALPLRHRLNVGGKVRSVAFSPDGRTLATASTDETVRLWDTATGTLRVTLAGHTGPVRSVAFSPDGRTVADGGDHGLELWDVATGTARGRLTAHGRVVAVAFSSDGRTIAAAAVTKVSLWDVASRKTRATLKGHTGTVWSVAFSPDGHLLATGGDDGTARLWDAATGRPRAVLHGNGAQVYPLAFSPDGQTLAGVVGYTVRTWQVRAALSPHGGSGTGRVLLSNHPGVEWSLAFSPDGRTLATTGNDKTLRLTNLATDETRFITTGHTEGVNAVAFSPDGRTLATGSDDRTARLWQLDTGEARTTFSSPPGSILSATLSPDGRTLATGGVDGKVRLRNTAGGALRATLVGHTAPVESVAFSPDGRTLATGGVDWTVRLWDVRTARSRLVLRDTASVMSLAFTPDGRSLIVRHNSRVNELRRWDTVTGKAHTLTTQHTKAIWSVAVSPDGRTLATGSYDNTIELQDLATGAVRATLTGHTNGVRALTFSPDGRTLASGGADRTVRLWDAATGKQQAVLSGHGDEVRAVAFSADGRTVASGSDDGTARLWDVATGRLRAALTGHVGPVTSVAFTSDDRTLATRADDGTARLWSVTLLDPEQATAKICAAVHRDLTPLERATYLGGHRDATCPA; this is encoded by the coding sequence ATGGGGCGTCCGGAGAGTCCGCTGGACCCGGAGGCCGGGCCGGTGCAGCGGCTCGCGTACGAGTTGCGTCAACTGCGGCGTGAGGCAGGGGGGATCACCTACCGGGCCATGGCCGGCCGGGTCGAGTTCTCCGCGGCCACGCTGTCGGAGTCGGCGGCCGGCGAACGCCTCCCGTCCTTGGCCGTCGTCCTCGCCTACGTACAGGCCTGTGGCGCGGACCCCGGTGAGTGGGAGCGGCGTTGGCGGCAGGCGGCCGAGGAGGAGGCCGGGCGGCCGGCCGAGGACGGCGAGGGGGCCACTCCGCCGTACCGGGGGCTGTCACGGTTCGAACCGGGTGACAGCGGCCGCTTCTTCGGCCGGGACCAACTGGTCGCCGATCTCGCGGAGTTGGCCCTGGACAACCGCTTCGTGGCCGTCGTCGGCACCTCGGGCAGCGGCAAGTCGTCCCTGCTGCGCGCCGGACTGGTCCCGGCCCTGCGCGGCGACGCCTGGCCGGGAGCCCGCCCGACGGCCGTACGCATCCTGACCCCCGGCGAGCACCCCGCGCGCACCCACGCCCGCGCGCTCACCCCCGCCGAGGGCACCGCCGCCGGCACGGAGGGCGGGGAGACGTGGGTGATCGTGGACCAGTTCGAGGAGGTGTTCACGCTCTGCCGGGACCCCGCCGAGCGCGCCCGCTTCCTCGACCGGCTGCTGGCGGGCTCCCGGGCCGCGGGCGGGCTGCGGGTGGTGATCGCCGTACGCGCCGACCTCTACGGCCGGCTCGGCGAACACCGCGGTCTCGCGGCCGCTCTGCACGGCGCGAGCCTGCTCGTCGCCCCGATGACCCCGGACGAACTGCGCGACGCCATCGCGAAACCCGCCACAGCCGACGGCCTGAGCGTCGAACGGGCCCTGGCCGACCGGATCATCGCGGACGTCACCGATCAGCCCGGCGGCCTCCCCCTGATGTCCCACGCGCTCCTGGAGACCTGGCGCCGCCGCCGCGGCCGCACGCTGACCCTCAAGGGGTACGAGGCCGCCGGCGGTGTCAGGGGCGCGATCACCCAGACCGCCGAGGACCTCTACGGCAGCCTGTCCCCGCAGGAGGCCACGATCGCCCGCCAGGTGATGCTGCGGCTGATCGCCCCCGGCGAGGACAGCGACGACACCAGCCGTCCCGCCCACCGCGCCGAACTCGACGGCGCCGGCGACGGCGACACGGCCGTGGTCCTGGACCGGCTGGCCCGGGCCCGGCTGATCACCCTCGACGACGACACCGTCGGCCTCGCCCACGAGGCCCTGATCACCGCATGGCCCCGACTGCGCGAATGGATCGACCGCGACCGCGAGTCGCTGCGCAGACGCCGATCACTCACCGAAGCGGCCACCGCCTGGGAGCAGTTGGACCACGACACCGGCGCCCTGTACCGCGGGGCCCGGCTGACCGCGGCCGAGGAAGCCTTCACCGGCTCGCGCAGTACCGACCAACTCACCCCGCCGGAAAGGGAGTTCCTCACCGCGAGCCTCCGGACGCGGGACGCGGAGGAGCTCGTGGCAGCCCGTACGACCCGCCGGCTGCGCGCTCTGATCGCGGCGCTGGCCGCCCTCCTCGTGCTGGCGGTCGTCGCCGCCGGACTGGCGTTCGTCCAACGGCAGAGTGCCGTCACCGCGCAGCACATGGCGCTGTCCCGGCAACTCGCCGCGCAGTCCGCGGCGTTGCTGGACACCGACCCCGACCTCGCCTCACTGCTCGCGGTCCAGGCGTACCGCACGGGCCGCAGCGCCGAGGCCGTCACCGGCCTCTACACGGCAGCCGCCCTGCCACTGCGCCACCGCCTGAACGTCGGCGGAAAGGTGCGGTCGGTGGCGTTCAGCCCGGACGGGCGCACTCTGGCCACCGCGAGCACCGACGAGACCGTCCGGCTGTGGGACACCGCTACCGGCACACTGCGGGTCACACTCGCCGGCCACACCGGACCCGTCCGGTCGGTGGCCTTCAGTCCGGACGGCCGTACGGTGGCCGATGGCGGGGATCACGGCCTTGAGCTCTGGGACGTGGCCACGGGCACGGCCCGCGGCAGACTCACCGCGCACGGCCGGGTGGTGGCGGTGGCATTCAGCTCCGACGGCCGTACGATCGCCGCTGCCGCAGTCACGAAGGTGAGCCTGTGGGACGTGGCCTCGCGGAAGACCCGCGCCACGCTCAAGGGGCACACCGGCACTGTCTGGTCGGTGGCGTTCAGTCCCGACGGCCATCTCCTCGCCACCGGCGGCGACGACGGCACCGCACGGCTGTGGGACGCGGCGACCGGCAGGCCCAGGGCCGTCCTGCACGGCAACGGCGCCCAGGTGTACCCCTTGGCCTTCAGCCCCGACGGTCAGACCCTCGCCGGTGTCGTCGGCTACACCGTCCGGACCTGGCAGGTACGGGCTGCGCTGTCTCCCCACGGCGGGAGCGGTACCGGCCGCGTCCTGCTCTCCAACCACCCCGGCGTGGAGTGGTCGCTGGCCTTCAGCCCGGACGGCCGCACCCTGGCCACCACTGGGAACGACAAGACACTGCGGCTGACGAACTTGGCCACCGACGAGACCCGGTTCATCACCACCGGGCACACAGAGGGAGTGAACGCGGTGGCCTTCAGTCCGGACGGCCGTACCTTGGCCACCGGCAGCGACGACCGCACGGCCCGCCTGTGGCAGCTGGACACCGGAGAGGCCCGTACGACCTTCAGCAGCCCGCCCGGTTCCATCCTGTCGGCGACCCTGAGCCCCGACGGCCGCACCCTGGCCACCGGCGGAGTCGACGGGAAGGTCCGCCTGCGGAACACGGCCGGCGGGGCTCTCAGGGCCACCCTCGTCGGTCACACCGCACCCGTCGAGTCGGTGGCCTTCAGCCCGGACGGCCGGACTCTGGCCACCGGTGGCGTCGACTGGACCGTCCGGTTGTGGGACGTGCGCACGGCGAGGTCTCGCCTGGTTCTGCGCGACACGGCCTCCGTCATGTCGCTCGCCTTCACCCCGGACGGCCGCAGCCTGATCGTCCGTCACAACAGCCGCGTGAACGAACTGCGACGGTGGGACACGGTCACGGGCAAGGCACACACCCTCACCACCCAGCACACCAAAGCCATCTGGTCCGTGGCCGTCAGCCCGGACGGTCGCACTCTCGCAACCGGCTCGTACGACAACACGATCGAGCTCCAGGACCTCGCCACCGGCGCCGTCCGGGCCACCCTCACCGGCCACACCAACGGCGTCCGAGCGCTCACCTTCAGCCCTGACGGACGGACCCTCGCCAGCGGCGGCGCGGACCGAACCGTACGTCTGTGGGACGCGGCCACCGGGAAGCAGCAGGCCGTCCTCAGCGGCCACGGCGACGAGGTACGGGCGGTGGCGTTCAGCGCCGACGGCCGCACCGTGGCCAGCGGCAGCGACGACGGCACCGCGCGCCTGTGGGACGTGGCCACGGGAAGGCTGCGGGCCGCATTGACCGGCCACGTCGGTCCCGTGACGTCCGTGGCATTCACCTCCGACGACCGCACCCTCGCCACCCGCGCCGACGACGGGACCGCTCGGCTGTGGAGCGTGACCCTGCTCGACCCGGAGCAGGCCACCGCCAAGATCTGCGCCGCCGTGCACCGCGACCTCACGCCGCTCGAACGCGCCACCTACCTCGGCGGCCACCGGGACGCGACCTGCCCCGCCTGA
- a CDS encoding class I SAM-dependent methyltransferase gives MPGTDTTAYAMGNTSGEAVRLDVQDALYAGCTEYLLRAAGLREGMRVLDVGCGTGGVSLAAARIVGPDGHVVGVDMNPEVLEVARGNAAAADIRNVSFERHVLPDVQLPEPVDALVGRLILMHLADPAAVVKELTGLVRPGGLVTFQEINISRARAIPDVPLVTRCREWICAGQREAGSDPDMGERLAQVLRSAGLADPAVAVAVPTGDADSAAMTLVAETVRSLLPLIERSGAADGEEVDVETLRGRLSDACAEVRATLYLSELVAAWGRLN, from the coding sequence ATGCCAGGGACGGACACGACCGCCTACGCGATGGGCAACACCTCTGGGGAGGCGGTCCGGCTGGACGTGCAGGACGCGCTGTACGCGGGGTGTACCGAATACCTCTTGAGGGCCGCCGGCCTACGGGAGGGAATGCGCGTCCTGGACGTCGGCTGCGGCACGGGCGGAGTCTCCCTCGCGGCCGCGCGCATCGTCGGCCCGGACGGTCATGTCGTCGGCGTGGACATGAATCCCGAGGTGTTGGAGGTCGCGCGCGGGAACGCCGCCGCGGCCGACATCCGGAACGTGAGTTTCGAGCGCCATGTGCTGCCCGATGTCCAACTCCCGGAGCCTGTCGACGCGTTGGTGGGCCGACTGATCCTGATGCATCTCGCCGACCCGGCAGCCGTGGTGAAGGAGCTGACCGGGCTGGTACGTCCCGGCGGGCTCGTGACGTTCCAGGAGATCAACATCTCGCGGGCGCGGGCCATCCCCGACGTGCCGCTGGTGACGCGGTGCCGGGAGTGGATCTGCGCGGGGCAGCGTGAGGCGGGCAGCGACCCCGACATGGGTGAACGACTGGCACAGGTGCTGCGATCCGCCGGGCTGGCCGATCCCGCCGTCGCCGTCGCCGTGCCGACCGGAGACGCGGACTCGGCGGCGATGACTCTCGTCGCCGAGACCGTGCGCAGTCTCCTGCCGCTGATCGAGCGCAGCGGTGCCGCCGACGGTGAGGAAGTGGACGTAGAGACTCTGCGCGGACGGCTGTCGGACGCGTGCGCGGAGGTGCGGGCGACGCTGTACCTGTCGGAGCTGGTCGCCGCGTGGGGGCGGCTGAACTGA
- a CDS encoding flavin reductase family protein, whose product MRTEYNPAQMDPMAVYRLLTSTVVPRPIAWVSTVSAEGTDNLAPHSFFTVSSVAPPIVQFTSVGRKDSLRNVEATGQFVVNLAPESLIDEVNKTATDFPEGVSEFDAVGVEREASARVKAPRVARSPVALECELHSTLGLGNSTVVFGRVVHLAIDETVLHDGHPEITRLRPLARLGKDEWSTVGEVLDLRRIRYADWSESS is encoded by the coding sequence ATGCGCACTGAATACAACCCGGCCCAGATGGATCCGATGGCGGTCTATCGCCTGCTCACCTCGACCGTCGTGCCACGTCCCATCGCCTGGGTCTCGACGGTCTCGGCCGAGGGGACCGACAATCTCGCTCCGCACTCCTTCTTCACGGTCTCGTCGGTCGCGCCGCCCATCGTGCAGTTCACCTCGGTCGGCCGTAAGGACTCGCTGCGCAATGTCGAGGCCACCGGGCAGTTCGTGGTCAATCTCGCCCCGGAGTCGCTGATCGACGAGGTGAACAAGACCGCCACGGACTTCCCGGAAGGAGTCAGCGAGTTCGACGCCGTGGGCGTGGAGCGCGAGGCGAGCGCGCGGGTGAAGGCACCGCGCGTCGCCCGTTCCCCCGTGGCGCTGGAGTGCGAACTGCACAGCACGCTCGGACTCGGCAACTCCACCGTGGTCTTCGGACGCGTGGTGCACCTCGCGATCGACGAGACCGTCCTCCACGACGGCCACCCGGAGATCACCCGGCTGCGCCCCTTGGCCCGCCTGGGCAAGGACGAGTGGAGCACCGTCGGCGAGGTCCTCGACCTGCGCCGCATCCGGTACGCCGACTGGTCCGAGTCGAGCTGA
- a CDS encoding MFS transporter: MPTQVSEVSPPAPQPDSPSRNATATIVLACVGVFVSYLPVVGVSVALPVIQQALDASTTGLQWITDAFILPTAALLLTCGVIGDLYGRKKMYLIGLTLSCLGCLVALTGHSVVQVCVGQALTGVGTAALLPATLGLISHVCPDHRKRTAAIALWTAALGLGLTLGPLFNGLIVEHASWRWIFLPTLAIGAVTVLIGAFALTDSRSDRERHLDIPGQLLAIVAITAVVYGVIEGGGAPGWGSAEVVTAFVVAVLALPAFVLVELRSRCPMLDMRLFKSPAFSGAAFVMALTLFAQVGLVFSLSEYFGLVHHASTWDIGLRLIALNGFTVVLGPVVGRLMHRFSPGLVLVTGLLVGGIGALLVSLFDAATGTGEAALVIAVLGIGIALAMAPITTIAMNSLPRRLGSTAGAANSALRQIGSALGPAIFGVVLTHRTLGTLPGHVAASGLDPADQGQVIGMVNGAGIQAGAFLHLNTGEATGQALAAYGASFTDALHTCALVGGIGMLVAAAVALLTIGIRARAPHGEEEAAAATHPAAGAATLGETA, translated from the coding sequence ATGCCGACCCAGGTGTCCGAAGTCTCACCTCCGGCCCCACAGCCGGACAGTCCGTCCCGGAACGCCACCGCCACCATCGTCCTGGCCTGCGTGGGAGTCTTCGTCTCCTACCTGCCGGTCGTCGGGGTGTCGGTCGCGCTGCCGGTGATCCAGCAGGCGCTCGACGCGTCCACCACCGGGCTCCAGTGGATCACCGACGCGTTCATCCTGCCGACCGCCGCACTGCTCCTGACCTGCGGTGTCATCGGTGACCTCTACGGCCGCAAGAAGATGTACCTGATCGGCCTGACGCTGTCCTGTCTCGGCTGTCTCGTCGCCCTGACCGGCCACAGCGTCGTCCAGGTCTGCGTCGGCCAGGCGCTCACCGGCGTGGGCACCGCCGCCCTGCTGCCCGCGACCCTCGGCCTGATCAGCCACGTCTGCCCCGACCACCGCAAACGGACCGCCGCGATAGCCCTGTGGACGGCCGCCCTCGGCCTGGGCCTGACCCTGGGCCCGCTCTTCAACGGGCTGATCGTGGAGCACGCGAGCTGGCGCTGGATCTTCCTGCCCACCCTGGCCATCGGCGCCGTCACGGTCCTGATCGGCGCCTTCGCCCTGACCGACTCCCGCTCGGACCGCGAACGCCACCTCGACATCCCCGGCCAACTCCTCGCGATCGTCGCCATCACCGCCGTCGTCTACGGCGTCATCGAGGGCGGCGGCGCCCCGGGCTGGGGTTCGGCCGAGGTCGTCACCGCGTTCGTCGTGGCGGTGCTCGCCCTGCCGGCCTTCGTCCTGGTCGAACTGCGGTCGCGCTGCCCGATGCTGGACATGCGGCTGTTCAAGTCCCCGGCGTTCTCCGGGGCCGCGTTCGTCATGGCGCTCACCCTGTTCGCCCAGGTCGGTCTGGTCTTCTCGCTCAGCGAGTACTTCGGACTCGTCCATCACGCCTCGACGTGGGACATCGGGCTGCGCCTGATCGCGCTCAACGGCTTCACCGTCGTCCTCGGTCCCGTCGTCGGCCGGCTGATGCACCGGTTCTCGCCCGGTCTCGTGCTGGTGACCGGCCTGCTCGTCGGCGGCATCGGGGCGCTCCTGGTCAGTCTCTTCGACGCGGCCACCGGTACCGGTGAAGCGGCCCTGGTCATCGCGGTGTTGGGGATCGGCATCGCGCTGGCGATGGCTCCGATCACCACCATCGCCATGAACAGCCTGCCGCGCCGCCTGGGCAGCACCGCCGGTGCCGCCAACAGCGCCCTCCGCCAGATCGGCAGCGCCCTGGGCCCCGCCATCTTCGGCGTCGTCCTCACCCACCGCACCCTCGGCACCCTGCCCGGACACGTCGCCGCGTCCGGCCTGGACCCGGCCGACCAGGGCCAGGTCATCGGCATGGTCAACGGCGCCGGCATCCAGGCGGGAGCCTTCCTGCACCTGAACACCGGCGAGGCGACGGGCCAGGCGCTGGCCGCCTACGGAGCGAGCTTCACGGACGCGCTGCACACCTGCGCCCTCGTCGGCGGCATCGGCATGCTGGTGGCCGCGGCCGTCGCCCTCCTCACGATCGGCATCCGCGCACGGGCGCCGCACGGTGAGGAGGAGGCCGCGGCGGCGACACATCCGGCCGCCGGAGCGGCGACGCTCGGCGAGACCGCCTGA
- a CDS encoding RICIN domain-containing protein: MSMSVFKRVLAMATAMAAAAVVFATPSASAVPSAPSGFTLVTHGDVSADVVDGLYYWENAASGQCLNQDYSGGTAHHDVLAWACDTAADNQWWWLSSDSDNSAQWILENYKSGQCLNQDYSGGTAHHDVLAWPCDSSADNEKWYLYANTARTVFYLQNVKSGQYLNQDYSGGTAHHDVLAWPWAGGTANERWYRES; the protein is encoded by the coding sequence ATGTCCATGTCCGTATTCAAACGAGTCCTCGCCATGGCGACCGCCATGGCCGCCGCGGCGGTGGTCTTCGCGACGCCGAGCGCGAGCGCGGTCCCGTCCGCTCCGTCGGGCTTCACCCTGGTCACGCACGGCGACGTGTCGGCCGACGTGGTGGACGGCCTGTACTACTGGGAGAACGCCGCGAGCGGCCAGTGCCTCAACCAGGACTACAGCGGCGGCACCGCGCACCACGACGTCCTCGCGTGGGCCTGTGACACCGCTGCGGACAACCAGTGGTGGTGGCTCTCCAGCGATTCCGACAACAGCGCTCAGTGGATTCTGGAGAACTACAAGAGCGGCCAGTGCCTGAACCAGGACTACAGCGGAGGGACCGCACACCACGACGTCCTCGCCTGGCCCTGTGACAGCTCGGCGGACAACGAGAAGTGGTACCTCTACGCGAACACGGCCAGGACCGTGTTCTATCTCCAGAACGTCAAGAGCGGGCAGTACCTGAACCAGGACTACAGCGGCGGCACCGCGCACCACGACGTCCTCGCCTGGCCCTGGGCCGGCGGCACCGCCAACGAGCGGTGGTACCGGGAGTCGTAG
- a CDS encoding MarR family winged helix-turn-helix transcriptional regulator, translating to MSPAAAVPAEGSLLLDDQLCFALYAASRAVTARYRPLLEELGLTYPQYLVMLVLWEQDSISVRDLGTALQLESSTLSPLLKRLEASGLLLRERRRDDERSVAIRLTGTGERMREQAAAVPLAIGDAMGLTPAQDALAKQLLRLITANVAAV from the coding sequence ATGAGCCCAGCCGCCGCGGTACCGGCCGAGGGATCGCTGCTCCTCGACGACCAGTTGTGCTTCGCGCTGTACGCGGCGTCCCGTGCGGTGACCGCCCGCTACCGGCCGCTGCTGGAAGAACTGGGTCTGACCTACCCGCAGTACCTCGTCATGCTCGTCCTCTGGGAGCAGGACTCGATCTCCGTACGGGACCTGGGCACCGCCCTCCAGCTGGAGTCCAGCACGCTCTCCCCGCTCCTGAAGCGGCTGGAGGCGAGCGGTCTGCTGCTCCGCGAACGCCGGCGGGACGACGAGCGCTCGGTCGCCATCCGGCTCACCGGCACCGGGGAGCGGATGCGCGAGCAGGCCGCCGCCGTGCCCCTCGCCATCGGCGACGCGATGGGCCTGACCCCCGCTCAGGACGCCCTGGCCAAGCAGCTCCTGCGGCTGATCACCGCCAACGTCGCCGCCGTCTGA